In Aulosira sp. FACHB-615, the following are encoded in one genomic region:
- a CDS encoding tetratricopeptide repeat protein, whose product MKLSKLAAVILVFGTMLVPSTTLAESLSKSNPLLITRAKTELKPQLKLPIIERLSEINSSPKARNNNNVDALLTQISADLEKGDFQAAIEGCNSVLKIDVNNFVAYIFRGFAYSHLEQYETAIGDFEQAIRINPNSAYPYFGRGFAQVKLEKYRDSLADFEQTIKMEPEFAHAYFWRGIALANLAQTDAAKVDLEKAAELYQKQGNSQAAEQALNVLKEIYTA is encoded by the coding sequence ATGAAACTTTCAAAATTAGCAGCAGTAATCTTAGTTTTTGGAACAATGCTTGTTCCTTCCACAACTTTAGCTGAAAGCTTAAGTAAGTCTAATCCATTGCTGATTACACGGGCAAAAACTGAATTGAAGCCTCAGTTAAAACTACCTATAATCGAACGCTTATCTGAAATCAATTCTTCCCCCAAAGCTCGTAATAACAATAATGTAGATGCGCTATTAACTCAAATCTCAGCCGATTTAGAAAAAGGAGATTTTCAAGCAGCAATCGAAGGTTGTAATTCAGTTTTGAAAATTGATGTAAATAATTTCGTAGCTTACATATTTCGGGGATTTGCTTACAGTCATTTAGAGCAATATGAAACAGCAATTGGAGATTTTGAGCAAGCGATACGTATTAACCCTAATTCTGCTTATCCTTACTTTGGTAGAGGCTTTGCTCAAGTTAAACTTGAAAAATATCGTGACTCGCTTGCAGATTTTGAGCAAACCATCAAAATGGAACCAGAATTTGCTCACGCTTATTTTTGGCGCGGGATTGCTTTAGCTAATTTAGCTCAAACAGATGCAGCAAAGGTTGATTTAGAAAAAGCTGCTGAACTTTATCAAAAACAAGGAAATTCTCAAGCTGCTGAACAAGCATTAAATGTATTGAAAGAAATTTATACAGCTTAA
- a CDS encoding CHAT domain-containing protein — MIKTSKNHLPHYISSKTEEIQNFNFKADLVVLTGCDIAWGWIVGDGVIGSLWDVSDISTVTLMSGFYGNLSKNTDKAGALHQAMLETMKKYPNPQDWAAFTLIGLL, encoded by the coding sequence ATGATTAAAACATCAAAAAATCATTTGCCACACTACATTTCTAGCAAGACTGAAGAAATCCAAAATTTCAACTTTAAAGCAGATTTAGTTGTCTTGACTGGTTGTGATATAGCCTGGGGATGGATTGTAGGTGATGGTGTCATAGGTTCGCTATGGGATGTTTCTGATATATCCACAGTGACACTGATGAGCGGATTTTATGGTAATTTGAGTAAAAATACGGATAAAGCAGGTGCGTTACATCAAGCGATGCTGGAAACGATGAAAAAGTATCCAAATCCTCAAGATTGGGCTGCTTTTACGTTGATTGGTTTGTTGTAG
- a CDS encoding DUF928 domain-containing protein, with translation MNSFNQIRFYLLILAINITGLPLFFNLNLKAETKQTNSLLSWVNIFLPLSKPKPPVKPRKAVGRPLRDSSAPSPVCMISPDVLEDTPNKARVIWSDRPLFLWEGNVQQVGLMKNRKTTLWVQQLALGKQFISYTGEPLQPGETYYWVVFDGDIATGNIKFQIMEAQDRHDITNQLKTLEEEQKAKGANPEEIALAKANYFIQRDLWADALQQAYSVESPSKELLKIRQNIPQQLKSECGNKS, from the coding sequence ATGAATAGTTTCAATCAGATTCGGTTTTATTTATTAATTTTAGCAATAAATATTACTGGCTTGCCTTTATTTTTCAACCTAAATTTAAAAGCAGAAACGAAACAAACAAATTCTCTTTTATCTTGGGTTAATATTTTCCTTCCTTTATCAAAACCGAAACCTCCTGTTAAACCGCGTAAAGCTGTTGGTCGTCCTCTTCGTGATTCATCTGCACCAAGTCCTGTTTGTATGATTTCTCCAGATGTACTAGAGGATACACCAAATAAAGCCAGAGTTATTTGGAGCGATCGCCCGTTATTTCTTTGGGAAGGAAATGTACAACAAGTTGGTTTGATGAAGAATAGGAAGACAACTTTATGGGTTCAGCAATTAGCACTAGGTAAACAATTTATCAGTTACACAGGAGAACCACTACAACCAGGTGAAACTTATTATTGGGTGGTATTTGACGGAGATATAGCAACTGGAAATATCAAATTTCAGATCATGGAAGCACAAGACAGACACGACATAACTAATCAATTAAAAACTTTGGAGGAGGAACAGAAAGCCAAAGGAGCCAACCCGGAAGAGATCGCACTCGCCAAGGCTAACTATTTTATACAACGAGATTTATGGGCTGATGCCTTACAGCAAGCTTATTCCGTAGAAAGCCCATCTAAAGAGTTACTTAAGATACGTCAAAATATTCCGCAACAACTTAAGTCAGAGTGCGGTAACAAGTCTTGA
- a CDS encoding tetratricopeptide repeat protein, with the protein MRSCKIGLGVFFCLLAVVSTSLGSSFPMVFAASQVLAQTNTERKAEADRLLNEGFDYRRFGKVELALKSHGQALQIYREIKDRRGEALALSAFGDVYTNLGNYAKGIEYFQQSLAIIRSIKKPEIEFWILSYLGAAYSGLGNYPQAIAYAEQSLIISTQLKNKQMEGNAVLDLGNVYRKLGDYQKAIEYVEQSLKIAREVKDDLHEGSALQELGEIYWYEGDYPKAIEYFQQGLKIFRVLKRPYAELSALNGLGRAYWKQGNYTQAVEYLTQGLRISREFQDRRGEGTDLLNLGNVYAEQGNYPKAIDYLQQSLLIAEETNNLLSKGKTLNNLGNIFYKQGQLALAERTLIESLKIKESLRDSKLGDNQKVSLYETQRNTYNTLQQVLIAQNKIDAALEIAERSRARAFVELLSSRLTANANDDLKSPQPLKKQKSQKNTTFVQDSISSSSNLPVASQIFAQTNTDRKAEAEKVMQQGREQLQSSQFTTALQSWQQALLIYREIKDRQGEGKTLLNLGVAYHFLGDYRKAIEYYQQSLPILREIKDSKIEGIALYNFGNTYDSLGDYHKAIEYHQQSLKIAQEIKDREGEGAVFGGLGNAYYSLGDYPKAIEYHERNLKIAQEIKSRQGEGAAFGNLGSIYNDLGDYPKAIKYHQKHLEIAQEIKYRLGEGQALGNLGVVYHSLGNYLKAIEYHQQSLAIAQEIQDRQGEGQSLANIGIAYLALGDYPKAIKYEQQRLKIAQEIQNRQGEGQSLANMGIAYLALGDYPKAIEYQQQSLKITQEIQDRLGEGNTLGGLGNTYYSLGDYPKAIEYQQQRLKISQKINDRRGEGAALNNLGLTYYKQGNFKLAESILFEGIKVLESLRDRELKDNDKVSFFDTQSSIYRILQQVLIAQNKTDKGLEIAERGRGRAFVELLASQVSSKPQEQLSNPPNIYQIKQTAKSQNATLVQYSIITDDFKVAGRQKNKESELYIWVIKSTGEVTFRKADLKSLWQKENTNLEALVKISRQLIGVRSRGIRVSHKPSPGEAQNNLKRLHQLLINPIADLLPKKETDKVIFIPQNSLFLVPFPALQDKDGKYLIEKHTILTSPSIQVLDLTRQQRQKGKQQSRTVSTRANFTSPLIVGNPTMPKVALKIGDKPQQLTSLPGAEKEAKAIASLFNTQALIGNDATEAAIVQRLPQAGIIHFATHGLFDDIRGLDSAIALAPSQRKLTLTPENLSSLSSPLSKEDKKDDGLLTAEEILDLKINADLVVLSACDTGRGRITGDGVIGLSRSLISAGTPSVIVSLWAVDDGSTAFLMTEFYQNLQQKLDKATALRNAMLTTKKKYSNPSQWAAFTLIGEAE; encoded by the coding sequence ATGCGTTCCTGCAAGATTGGACTAGGTGTATTTTTTTGTCTGTTGGCTGTTGTTTCGACTTCCTTGGGTTCTAGTTTTCCGATGGTGTTTGCTGCATCACAGGTTTTGGCGCAGACTAATACTGAGCGTAAAGCGGAGGCTGATAGACTTTTGAACGAAGGATTCGATTATCGTCGATTCGGTAAGGTTGAGTTAGCTTTAAAGTCTCATGGACAAGCACTTCAAATTTATCGGGAAATAAAAGACCGTCGAGGGGAGGCCTTGGCATTGTCAGCTTTTGGTGATGTATATACCAACTTGGGAAATTATGCGAAAGGGATTGAATACTTTCAACAGTCTCTAGCGATTATACGCTCGATCAAAAAACCTGAAATCGAATTTTGGATACTTTCATATCTTGGTGCTGCTTATTCAGGGCTAGGGAATTATCCACAAGCAATTGCGTATGCAGAGCAGAGCTTAATAATTTCAACGCAATTAAAAAACAAGCAGATGGAGGGTAATGCAGTACTGGACTTGGGTAATGTGTATCGCAAATTGGGAGATTATCAAAAAGCAATTGAATATGTAGAGCAGTCATTGAAAATAGCACGAGAAGTCAAAGATGATTTACATGAGGGGAGTGCCTTACAAGAATTGGGGGAGATTTACTGGTATGAGGGAGATTATCCGAAAGCAATTGAGTATTTCCAACAGGGATTGAAAATTTTCCGGGTTCTCAAACGTCCTTATGCTGAACTTTCAGCACTTAATGGTTTAGGTCGGGCTTACTGGAAACAGGGAAATTACACCCAAGCCGTTGAGTATTTAACACAGGGATTGAGAATTTCACGAGAATTTCAAGACCGTCGAGGTGAGGGAACAGACTTATTAAACTTGGGTAATGTTTACGCTGAACAGGGAAATTATCCAAAAGCTATTGATTATTTACAACAGTCTTTATTAATTGCAGAGGAGACAAACAACCTTCTTAGCAAAGGAAAGACACTAAATAATTTAGGCAATATTTTCTACAAACAGGGTCAGTTAGCTTTAGCAGAAAGAACTCTCATCGAATCATTGAAAATAAAAGAATCTCTTCGAGATAGTAAATTGGGTGATAATCAAAAAGTTTCATTGTATGAAACTCAGCGTAATACATATAATACTCTGCAACAAGTCCTCATTGCTCAGAATAAAATTGATGCAGCTTTAGAAATAGCCGAACGTAGTCGCGCTAGAGCTTTTGTAGAATTATTGTCATCTCGCTTGACGGCTAACGCTAATGATGATTTAAAATCACCTCAGCCATTAAAAAAACAGAAAAGTCAAAAAAATACTACTTTTGTTCAAGATTCAATTTCTTCTAGTTCTAATTTACCAGTAGCATCGCAGATATTCGCACAGACTAATACTGACCGTAAAGCGGAAGCAGAGAAAGTGATGCAGCAAGGTCGTGAGCAACTGCAAAGCAGTCAATTCACCACCGCATTACAATCTTGGCAGCAAGCACTGTTAATCTACCGCGAAATAAAAGACCGTCAAGGAGAGGGTAAAACACTGCTAAATTTAGGTGTGGCTTACCATTTTCTGGGAGATTACCGCAAAGCCATTGAATATTATCAGCAAAGTTTGCCAATCTTGCGAGAAATTAAAGATAGTAAAATCGAGGGTATTGCACTCTACAATTTTGGTAATACTTACGATAGTTTGGGAGATTATCACAAAGCCATTGAATACCATCAGCAAAGCCTGAAAATCGCTCAAGAAATTAAAGACCGCGAAGGAGAAGGTGCTGTATTCGGTGGTCTGGGAAATGCTTACTATAGTCTGGGAGACTACCCCAAAGCTATTGAATATCATGAGCGAAACTTGAAAATTGCCCAAGAAATTAAATCCCGTCAGGGGGAGGGTGCTGCATTTGGTAATCTCGGTAGTATTTACAATGATCTGGGAGACTACCCTAAAGCTATTAAGTATCATCAAAAACACTTGGAAATTGCCCAGGAAATCAAATACCGTTTAGGAGAAGGGCAAGCACTAGGAAATCTCGGTGTTGTTTACCATAGTTTAGGAAATTACTTAAAAGCGATTGAGTACCACCAACAAAGTTTAGCGATCGCCCAAGAAATACAAGACCGCCAAGGGGAGGGTCAATCACTGGCAAACATAGGTATTGCCTACCTTGCTTTGGGAGACTACCCCAAAGCGATTAAGTATGAACAGCAAAGGTTGAAAATTGCCCAAGAAATACAAAACCGCCAAGGGGAGGGTCAATCACTGGCAAACATGGGTATTGCCTACCTTGCTTTGGGAGACTACCCCAAAGCCATTGAGTACCAACAACAAAGTCTGAAAATCACTCAAGAAATACAAGACCGTCTGGGTGAGGGTAATACGCTGGGTGGTCTTGGTAATACCTACTATAGTCTGGGAGACTACCCTAAAGCCATTGAGTATCAACAGCAAAGGTTGAAAATATCTCAAAAAATAAACGACCGTAGAGGTGAGGGCGCTGCACTTAACAATCTAGGGCTTACTTACTACAAACAGGGAAATTTCAAGTTAGCAGAAAGTATCTTATTTGAGGGAATAAAAGTATTAGAATCTCTGCGAGATCGAGAATTAAAAGATAATGATAAAGTTTCTTTTTTTGATACGCAGAGTAGCATCTATCGAATTTTACAACAAGTTCTGATTGCTCAAAATAAGACAGATAAAGGGCTAGAAATAGCCGAGCGAGGAAGAGGACGTGCCTTTGTAGAGTTGCTCGCTTCTCAAGTATCTTCTAAACCTCAAGAACAATTATCCAACCCACCAAATATTTACCAAATTAAACAAACTGCTAAATCCCAAAACGCCACATTGGTACAATATTCAATTATTACTGATGACTTCAAAGTAGCAGGTAGACAAAAAAACAAAGAATCAGAGCTATATATTTGGGTGATAAAATCTACAGGTGAAGTCACATTCCGCAAAGCTGACCTTAAATCTTTGTGGCAAAAAGAAAATACAAATTTAGAAGCATTAGTTAAAATTAGCCGTCAATTAATCGGTGTCAGAAGTCGTGGTATTCGAGTATCTCATAAACCAAGTCCAGGTGAAGCGCAAAACAATTTGAAACGACTACATCAATTATTAATTAATCCTATTGCTGACTTATTACCTAAAAAAGAAACGGACAAGGTAATCTTCATACCTCAAAATTCTTTATTTCTTGTACCCTTCCCTGCATTACAAGACAAAGATGGTAAATACCTGATCGAAAAACATACTATTCTCACCTCACCCTCAATTCAGGTTTTAGATTTAACCCGTCAGCAACGTCAAAAGGGAAAACAGCAGTCACGAACTGTCTCAACAAGAGCAAATTTCACCTCTCCATTAATTGTAGGTAATCCTACTATGCCAAAGGTTGCCTTAAAAATTGGGGATAAACCGCAACAATTAACTTCTTTACCTGGCGCTGAGAAGGAAGCAAAAGCGATCGCATCTTTATTTAACACCCAAGCTTTGATTGGTAATGACGCAACAGAAGCAGCGATTGTGCAACGTTTACCCCAAGCGGGAATCATCCATTTTGCCACCCACGGCTTATTTGATGATATTCGAGGATTGGATAGTGCGATCGCATTAGCTCCTTCCCAAAGAAAGCTCACTCTTACCCCTGAAAATTTAAGCTCTCTCTCATCACCTCTCAGCAAGGAAGATAAAAAGGACGATGGACTACTGACAGCAGAAGAAATTCTCGATCTGAAAATCAACGCTGATTTGGTTGTTCTCAGTGCTTGCGACACAGGTAGAGGTCGAATAACTGGTGATGGTGTTATTGGCTTATCTCGTTCTTTAATTAGTGCTGGTACACCCAGCGTAATTGTCTCTTTATGGGCTGTAGATGATGGTTCAACCGCTTTTTTGATGACTGAATTTTATCAAAATTTGCAACAGAAACTTGACAAAGCCACTGCGTTAAGAAATGCGATGCTGACTACTAAGAAAAAATATTCTAATCCTTCGCAATGGGCTGCTTTTACTCTCATCGGAGAAGCGGAATAA